TTTCCATCTGGGCTTGTTCCTGAGAACACAAGACCTTCTGCTTCCATTGCTTCACGGTATTCATTGTTAAATTCATAACGATGACGGTGACGTTCATAGACAAGCTCTTTGCCATAAGCATCACTTGCTTTTGAGCCTTCTTTTAACTTACATGGATATAAACCTAAACGTAATGTTCCACCAATATCTACGCTATCGTTTTGATCTGGTAGGAAATCAATAATAGGATATTGTGTTTCTGCATCAAGCTCTGTAGAATGTGCTCCTTTTAAGCCTAGTACGTTACGAGCAAATTCAATTGTTGCTAATTGCATACCTAAGCAAATTCCTAAGAATGGTACATTATTCTCACGAGCATATTGCGTAGCTAAAATTTTGCCCTCAACCCCGCGATCACCAAAGCCACCAGGAACTAAAATAGCATCTGCACCTTTAAGTAACGATACAACATTATCAGCATCTACATGCTCTGCATTAATCCAATCAATATCAATATCAGAGTTAAACGCATAACCTGCATGTTTTAACGCTTCTACTACTGAAATATAAGCATCTTGTAGCTCAACATATTTCCCTACTAATGCCACTCTGCGTTTATTTGGTAAGCTCTTCACTTTTGCCACAAGGTCACGCCATTCTTCCATATCTGCCTCTGGCGCTTTAATGCCGAAATGATCAAGCACGATATCATCGAAATCTTGTGCATGGAGATTTAAAGGTACTTCATATAAGTGCTCTGCATCACGAGATTCAATAATTTCATGAGGTTGTACGTCACAGAACAATGCTAGTTTTTCTTTCATATCTTGTGGTACTTCTTGTTCTGTACGCACAACGATAATATTTGGTTGAATCCCTAAAGAACGTAATTCTTTAACAGAATGTTGCGTTGGTTTTGTTTTTAATTCACCAGCAGCTTTAATGTAAGGAATTAGTGTACAGTGTACATACATGACATTGTTATGACCTAAGTTTGTTTTCATTTGACGAATGGCTTCTAGGAATGGTAGTGATTCAATATCGCCTACCGTTCCCCCAACCTCTGTAATAACAACATCTGCGTTTGTTTCACGTCCAGCGCGTTGGATACGATCTTTAATTTCATTTGTAATATGAGGAATTACTTGGACTGTTCCACCGTTGTAATCACCACGACGTTCTTTTTGTAAAACAGATTGATAAACGCGACCAGATGTCACAGTTGAATGTTTTCCTAGGTTAATGTCAATGAAGCGTTCATAGTGACCTAAGTCTAAGTCAGCCTCTGCACCATCATCTGTTACAAATACCTCACCATGTTGATAAGGACTCATTGTACCTGGGTCGATATTGATATATGGGTCAAATTTTTGAATTGTAACTTCTAACCCACGGTTTTTTAATAAACGTCCTAGAGATGCTGCAACAATCCCTTTTCCAAGTGATGACACTACCCCACCTGTTACAAAAATATACTTTGTCATGAAAAATTCCTCCTTATGTTGTTCTAGATCTTGTTAGTAAAAAAAGTATATTGCGTCCATCCAATGTGTCACTTATGTTTACCGATTCGCCTAATTGCAGGAAGGTAATGTAAACGTTCAACACCGTTGTATGGACCTGAATAAGAAACATCTATGCTTTCCTATCCCTAAAATAAGAAAAGCCGAGAATGCCTACATAAGATGCAGTCAATTCGAAGCTGTAATCGTTTCTATCTCTTTTTTACTTTCCTTTTCTACATTGTCCTTCATCGTAAAGTGATTTTGCATTCCTCTCTTGTGAGCAATTTCATTATCCCTCCACTAGAAGCACTAACATATTCTCAGTCACCGATTTACTATACAGAAAGAATGTTCTGCAACATATAGCTTGCTATCCTTATCTATACGTATGGGAGTGCTTGACTGAATATTGATCAATTACTCTCTCGGCGTATGCGTCCAGATTTATTCAAACCTGCTAAAAAAGCGGATTTTAAAACTGTACCTTCTGCCAAGCCTTTAACTTAATTTAGCTTCCCAAAGTAAGTTAAAAACAAAAAAAACGCCCCTCCTGCATAGGTTTGCAGGGGGAGCGTATTATATACACGGTCTTTCTCCTTTTTTTAAGGAGCCCAAGTAAAAGATTAAACGTAACCGTGATAGAAGTCAAGAATTTTTACTACATGTAAAAAAGTAAGAAAATTCAAAGCAAGTTAGTCTTACACTTCTTCCTCTTCTTCTTCTTCAAATTCTTCATCATCTTCAATGAAATCTTCATCTATTTCTTCATCAATATCTTCTATATCTTCTTCATCAAAGTCGATATCTTCTTTTTCTTCATCGATTTCTTCTTCAACAAATTCTTCATAGTCTTCATCGAAGTCAATTTCTTCTTCGTCCAAATCTTCCTCTATATCATCTTCATCATCAAGAGCAGCTTTAGATTTTTTCTTATGTGTTTTCACAGAAGGAGCTGTTTCTTCTTCGATTTGTTCAACTTTAAACCATTCACGTAAGCCCCAACCAGTTTCTTGATTGAATAAGAAACGTCCATCAATGTTCATATCTGTGTAAAATTGTAGTAAGCGTGATTTTATTTCTTCATCGCTATAGCCAACAAGCTCTTTAATAATTGTAAGCAGGTCATTAAATGACACTGAAGCACGTTTTTCTGTTAAAATTGCATAAGCTAAGTTAATTAACGATTCTTCCGCTAATTGTTCCTTTGTCATTTCACGAAAATTCAATTCGTGCACTTCCTTCCTCTCATCACAATGGACGTTTTAAAATTAAATAGTGCTTTATTTTCGGAGCGCAGCTAAAAAAGACCGCACAAAAGTAACTTTCCATACCATAAGCATAATACCCATTATATACAATGTTTTAGTCTCTTTGCTACCTTCAATTACTGTTTTTTATATTACACATTTTTTTTATCCCTAGAAAAAACAAATATATCGATAATAAAAGTAAAGGAATAGCGCCAATTTGCTTATTATACAGGAAAATGACTCCTAATACTAAAGCTAAAACAATAATGTAGTGAATTATTGATTTCATCCTCCGCTGCGCCCCCCTCTTTTTTACATTTCTATTATAACGAAAATAAAAAGAAGTGCCTAATCGTATGACTAGACACTAAAAAATTAGCAGTTTTTCGGATAGACTAGCATTGCCGTTCCTCATTAAGCAAATTCACAGTCTTTTGTTTTACATATTGCGACGGAATTGTCCTCCGACTTCATATAAAGCCTTTGTAATTTGTCCTAGACTCGCTACTTTTACAGTTTCCATTAGCTCTTCGAAAATATTGCCATTGTTTACAGCTACCTCTT
This genomic interval from Lysinibacillus sphaericus contains the following:
- a CDS encoding CTP synthase, which gives rise to MTKYIFVTGGVVSSLGKGIVAASLGRLLKNRGLEVTIQKFDPYINIDPGTMSPYQHGEVFVTDDGAEADLDLGHYERFIDINLGKHSTVTSGRVYQSVLQKERRGDYNGGTVQVIPHITNEIKDRIQRAGRETNADVVITEVGGTVGDIESLPFLEAIRQMKTNLGHNNVMYVHCTLIPYIKAAGELKTKPTQHSVKELRSLGIQPNIIVVRTEQEVPQDMKEKLALFCDVQPHEIIESRDAEHLYEVPLNLHAQDFDDIVLDHFGIKAPEADMEEWRDLVAKVKSLPNKRRVALVGKYVELQDAYISVVEALKHAGYAFNSDIDIDWINAEHVDADNVVSLLKGADAILVPGGFGDRGVEGKILATQYARENNVPFLGICLGMQLATIEFARNVLGLKGAHSTELDAETQYPIIDFLPDQNDSVDIGGTLRLGLYPCKLKEGSKASDAYGKELVYERHRHRYEFNNEYREAMEAEGLVFSGTSPDGKLVEIIELPENNFFVACQFHPEFVSRPNRPQPLFRDFIGATFK
- the rpoE gene encoding DNA-directed RNA polymerase subunit delta, with the protein product MNFREMTKEQLAEESLINLAYAILTEKRASVSFNDLLTIIKELVGYSDEEIKSRLLQFYTDMNIDGRFLFNQETGWGLREWFKVEQIEEETAPSVKTHKKKSKAALDDEDDIEEDLDEEEIDFDEDYEEFVEEEIDEEKEDIDFDEEDIEDIDEEIDEDFIEDDEEFEEEEEEEV